One segment of Candidatus Blochmannia ocreatus DNA contains the following:
- a CDS encoding 4-phosphoerythronate dehydrogenase has translation MRILADKHIPYINRLFGLHNIVKLCEGRSISNRDVKDVDILIVRSITQVNEILLNNSAIKFIGTVTSGIDHVDCNYLKDCGINFVYTPGSNAVAVVEYVFAALFWLASRDNFFLRDKVIGIVGVGNIGSLLNKRLCSFGVQTLLCDPPLEKLNTSESWKSFEKLVSEVDILTLHTPLIMEGYYPTWHMVDFDVLDALPDNSILINTCRGAVIDNSALLKILKNGKKLNVVLDVWESEPIVSVPLLSYVDLGTPHIAGYTIESKIRSIMRVYNEYCNFFGFSDLETENISVLGRSIIHDIQVKEKLDEILLNRLIKLIYNINYDDNMLRNFANVLGGFDRIRSCYASRREWSSLCVKTCVDCIYEMLIKLGFSVV, from the coding sequence TTGAGGATTTTAGCTGATAAGCATATACCCTATATTAATAGGTTATTTGGTTTGCATAATATAGTAAAATTATGTGAAGGTCGTTCTATTAGTAATAGAGATGTTAAAGACGTAGATATATTAATAGTACGTTCTATCACTCAAGTTAATGAAATTTTGTTAAATAATAGTGCTATAAAATTTATAGGTACTGTAACTTCTGGCATCGATCATGTTGATTGTAATTATTTGAAGGATTGTGGGATTAATTTTGTATATACTCCTGGAAGTAATGCAGTAGCAGTAGTGGAATATGTTTTTGCAGCATTATTTTGGTTAGCATCGCGTGATAATTTTTTTTTACGTGACAAGGTGATTGGAATTGTAGGGGTTGGTAATATTGGAAGTTTATTGAATAAAAGATTATGTAGTTTCGGTGTGCAGACTTTATTATGCGATCCTCCATTAGAAAAATTAAATACCAGCGAATCTTGGAAATCTTTTGAAAAATTAGTGTCAGAAGTGGATATCTTAACTTTACATACTCCATTAATTATGGAGGGGTATTATCCTACATGGCATATGGTCGATTTTGATGTTTTAGATGCTTTACCTGATAACAGTATTTTAATAAATACCTGTAGAGGCGCTGTTATAGACAACAGCGCATTATTAAAAATTTTAAAAAATGGTAAAAAATTAAATGTTGTTTTAGATGTGTGGGAATCAGAACCAATAGTATCAGTTCCTTTATTATCGTATGTAGATCTTGGTACTCCACATATAGCTGGTTATACTATTGAGAGCAAAATTCGTAGCATAATGCGGGTATATAATGAGTATTGCAATTTTTTTGGATTCTCTGATTTAGAGACAGAGAATATATCTGTGTTAGGTCGTTCTATTATTCATGATATACAAGTAAAAGAAAAATTGGATGAAATTTTATTAAATAGATTAATTAAGTTAATTTATAATATAAATTATGACGATAATATGTTAAGAAATTTTGCTAATGTATTAGGAGGTTTTGATAGAATACGTAGTTGTTATGCATCTCGGAGAGAGTGGTCATCTTTGTGTGTCAAGACTTGTGTAGATTGTATTTATGAAATGTTAATAAAATTAGGTTTTAGTGTTGTGTAA
- the accD gene encoding acetyl-CoA carboxylase, carboxyltransferase subunit beta gives MSWIERILSKKTIIPTRKKKIPEGIWTKCDLCGQLLYKKELERNLEVCPKCDNHMKISARVRLLSFLDPKSASELAIELSPKDILKFKDLKKYKDRLILAQKITKEKDALVVMQGKLYGMNIVVAAFEFDFIGGSMSSVVGARFVLAVNRALSLRCPLVCFSASGGARMQEAFISLMQMARTSAALANLYIECLPYISVLTNPTMGGVSASLAMLGDINIAEPKALIGFAGPRVIAQTVREKLPLEFQKSEFLLQKGAIDLIVRRLDLRYKIASLLAKLTQQPVPKVFN, from the coding sequence ATGAGCTGGATTGAACGTATTCTTAGCAAGAAGACAATTATACCGACTCGCAAAAAAAAAATTCCAGAGGGTATATGGACCAAATGTGATTTGTGTGGGCAATTGCTATATAAAAAAGAATTAGAGCGTAATTTAGAAGTATGTCCTAAATGTGATAATCACATGAAAATTTCAGCTCGGGTTCGTTTATTATCCTTTTTAGATCCAAAAAGTGCGTCGGAATTAGCTATTGAATTAAGTCCTAAAGATATTTTAAAATTTAAAGATTTAAAAAAATATAAAGATCGATTGATCTTAGCACAAAAAATAACAAAAGAAAAAGATGCATTAGTAGTAATGCAAGGTAAATTATATGGTATGAACATTGTTGTTGCGGCATTTGAATTTGATTTTATAGGCGGATCTATGTCTTCAGTAGTAGGAGCACGTTTTGTGCTAGCAGTAAACAGAGCTTTGTCTTTAAGATGTCCTTTAGTTTGTTTTTCTGCTAGCGGGGGTGCTAGAATGCAAGAGGCTTTTATATCTTTAATGCAGATGGCTAGAACTAGCGCAGCGTTAGCTAATCTATATATAGAGTGTTTACCATATATTTCTGTTTTAACTAATCCTACTATGGGGGGGGTGTCCGCTAGTTTAGCTATGTTAGGCGATATAAATATTGCTGAGCCTAAAGCACTTATAGGGTTTGCTGGTCCTAGAGTTATTGCTCAGACTGTTCGGGAAAAATTACCATTAGAATTTCAAAAAAGTGAATTTTTATTACAAAAAGGCGCGATTGATTTAATTGTACGTAGATTGGATTTAAGATATAAAATAGCAAGTTTATTAGCGAAGTTGACTCAACAACCAGTCCCAAAGGTTTTTAATTGA
- the nuoF gene encoding NADH-quinone oxidoreductase subunit NuoF: MSKIHNNVRPESHPLTWRMHFDKKKPVWLREYKAKNGYKSVYTAINYMSPEEIVKLIQESGLRGRGGGGFLTGTKWSIMFQNKSNDARYLICNADEMEPGTYKDKFLMENLPHLLLEGILISSYALQVTCAYIFLRYEYMTAAAYLTRAINEIHEIGLLGKNILNSGFNLDLYLHTGAGRYICGEETALINSLEGRRGIPRAKPPFPSDMGLWGKPTCVNNVETLCNIPGIIEHGVSWYKNLSAKNSNDSGTKLMGFSGKVNNPGVWELPFGTTAREILEDYAQGMRVGFFVKAWQPGGVSTDFLLQTNLDTPMDFQNIQNLGSRFGTGMAIVIDNTVSIVSFMRNLEEFFSRESCGWCTPCRDGLPWIVKLLIALEHKKAKNGDIELLERLCYLLGPGKTFCAHAPGAVGPLKSALKYFRHEFELGICEFNMCKKMNNDINFIQLD, translated from the coding sequence ATGAGTAAAATACATAATAATGTTCGTCCAGAAAGTCATCCGTTAACTTGGAGAATGCATTTTGATAAAAAAAAGCCTGTATGGTTACGTGAGTATAAGGCTAAAAATGGGTATAAATCAGTATATACAGCGATAAATTATATGTCTCCAGAGGAGATAGTGAAATTAATTCAGGAGTCTGGTTTAAGGGGTCGTGGTGGTGGTGGGTTTCTTACTGGGACAAAATGGTCAATAATGTTTCAAAATAAATCTAATGATGCTCGTTATTTAATATGTAATGCAGATGAAATGGAGCCGGGTACCTACAAAGATAAATTTTTGATGGAAAATTTACCTCATTTATTGTTAGAAGGAATATTAATTTCAAGTTATGCTTTACAGGTAACTTGTGCGTATATCTTTTTACGATATGAATATATGACAGCAGCCGCATATTTAACACGCGCTATTAATGAAATTCACGAAATTGGATTGCTTGGCAAAAATATTTTAAATAGCGGATTTAATTTAGATTTATATTTGCATACTGGTGCAGGGCGTTATATTTGTGGAGAAGAAACAGCATTAATTAATTCATTAGAGGGTCGTCGTGGTATACCTAGGGCTAAACCCCCATTTCCGAGTGATATGGGTTTATGGGGTAAACCGACTTGTGTGAATAACGTAGAAACATTATGTAATATTCCAGGTATTATTGAGCATGGAGTGTCTTGGTACAAAAATTTATCTGCCAAAAACAGTAATGATTCTGGTACAAAATTGATGGGTTTTTCTGGAAAAGTTAATAATCCTGGAGTTTGGGAATTGCCCTTTGGAACAACTGCTAGAGAAATTTTAGAAGATTATGCTCAGGGTATGCGTGTTGGATTTTTTGTAAAAGCCTGGCAACCAGGTGGTGTTAGTACAGATTTTTTACTGCAAACTAATTTAGATACACCGATGGATTTTCAAAATATTCAGAATCTTGGTAGTAGATTTGGGACAGGTATGGCTATAGTAATAGATAATACTGTAAGTATAGTGTCATTCATGCGTAATTTGGAAGAGTTTTTTTCTAGAGAATCGTGCGGATGGTGTACTCCATGCAGAGATGGATTACCTTGGATAGTAAAATTATTAATTGCTTTAGAACATAAAAAGGCCAAAAATGGGGATATAGAGTTATTAGAAAGATTATGTTATTTACTAGGTCCTGGAAAAACTTTTTGCGCACACGCACCAGGAGCTGTAGGTCCTTTGAAAAGCGCATTAAAATATTTTCGTCATGAATTTGAATTGGGTATTTGTGAATTTAATATGTGTAAAAAAATGAATAATGATATTAATTTTATACAATTGGATTAA
- the nuoC gene encoding NADH-quinone oxidoreductase subunit C/D, with the protein MCNKYTQQQSYIQNHYSSVLNALFSVFGASSFTIQTTCIQESLIIWIKREILIAVLKFLKKISQPYVMLYDLHAIDERLRTHRDGLPKSDFTVFYHIISILRNNDIIIKVPLFEESLHIPTIVSVFMNADWYEREIWDMFGIYFKYRSNLRRIIMPKDWVGHPLRKEYPARATEFYPFTLNREKEKLAMEALLFKPEDWGMRKYNEDENFMFLNLGPNHPSVHGVFRIILQLSGEEIINCVPDIGYHHRGVEKMGERQTWHSYIPYTDRVEYLGGCINEMPYILAVEKLAGITVSDRIKVIRVMLSELFRINSHLLYISTYLQDVGAMTPVFLAFTDRQKIYDVIELITGARMHPAWFRIGGLANDLPKNWSTLLKKCLDWIPSRVDFYVKSVLKNSILKKRACGVGAYTAQDALDWGITGAGLRATGIDFDIRKVRPYSGYENFDFDIPIGNGISDSYSRVMLKVEEIYQSVRILEQCLQNMPMGTFKVDHPLTTPPIKEYALKHIETLITHFVQVAWGPIIPPNESLQMIEATKGINSYYLISDGGSMSYRTRIRTPSFPHLQQIPFVIRGSLISDLIVYLGSIDFVMSDVDR; encoded by the coding sequence ATGTGCAATAAATATACACAACAACAGTCTTATATTCAGAATCATTATTCATCAGTATTAAATGCTTTATTTTCTGTGTTTGGTGCTAGTTCTTTTACTATACAAACTACTTGTATACAGGAATCTTTGATTATTTGGATTAAACGTGAAATATTAATTGCTGTATTAAAATTTTTAAAAAAAATCTCACAACCATATGTTATGTTATACGATTTACACGCAATAGATGAGAGATTGCGTACTCATCGTGATGGGTTACCTAAATCAGATTTCACAGTATTTTATCATATTATTTCTATATTGCGTAATAATGATATAATCATAAAAGTTCCGTTATTTGAAGAATCTTTACATATTCCTACAATAGTATCTGTATTTATGAACGCAGATTGGTATGAGAGAGAAATTTGGGATATGTTTGGAATATATTTTAAGTATCGTTCTAATTTAAGACGTATTATTATGCCAAAAGATTGGGTAGGACATCCTTTACGTAAAGAGTACCCAGCTCGCGCTACAGAATTTTATCCTTTTACTTTGAATAGAGAAAAAGAAAAATTAGCAATGGAAGCATTATTGTTTAAACCAGAAGATTGGGGAATGCGGAAATATAATGAGGATGAAAATTTTATGTTTCTCAATTTAGGTCCTAATCACCCGTCAGTACATGGAGTATTTCGTATTATTTTACAATTAAGCGGAGAAGAAATTATAAATTGCGTGCCAGATATTGGTTATCACCATAGAGGTGTGGAAAAAATGGGAGAAAGGCAAACTTGGCATAGTTATATACCTTATACTGATCGTGTTGAGTATTTAGGCGGTTGTATCAATGAAATGCCGTATATATTAGCTGTGGAAAAACTTGCTGGCATTACTGTATCAGATAGAATAAAAGTAATTCGCGTTATGTTGTCAGAATTATTTAGAATTAATAGTCATTTGTTATATATTAGTACTTACTTACAGGATGTAGGCGCTATGACGCCGGTGTTTTTAGCATTTACTGATCGGCAGAAAATTTATGATGTTATTGAATTAATTACTGGAGCCCGTATGCATCCAGCATGGTTTAGAATAGGAGGACTTGCAAATGATTTACCTAAAAATTGGAGTACTTTATTAAAGAAATGTTTAGATTGGATACCGAGTCGTGTTGATTTTTATGTGAAATCGGTGTTAAAAAATAGTATTTTAAAAAAACGTGCTTGTGGTGTAGGAGCTTATACGGCACAAGATGCTTTGGATTGGGGAATAACTGGAGCTGGATTGCGTGCAACTGGTATTGATTTTGATATACGTAAAGTACGTCCTTATTCTGGTTACGAAAATTTTGACTTTGATATTCCAATAGGCAATGGAATTAGTGATTCATATAGTAGAGTTATGTTAAAGGTAGAAGAAATTTATCAAAGTGTGCGAATTTTGGAACAATGTTTACAGAATATGCCTATGGGAACTTTTAAAGTTGATCATCCGTTGACCACTCCTCCTATAAAAGAATATGCTTTAAAACATATTGAAACACTTATTACACATTTCGTTCAAGTAGCTTGGGGACCGATAATACCTCCCAATGAATCATTACAAATGATTGAAGCTACCAAAGGTATTAATAGTTATTATTTAATTAGTGATGGTGGTTCTATGAGTTATCGTACACGTATTCGTACGCCGAGTTTTCCACATTTACAGCAGATTCCTTTTGTAATTCGTGGTAGCTTAATATCGGATTTAATCGTATATTTAGGTAGTATTGATTTTGTTATGTCTGATGTAGATCGTTAA
- the prmB gene encoding 50S ribosomal protein L3 N(5)-glutamine methyltransferase: MKNVKTEKLTEIITILDILRWSSSKFNSVPICYGHGTDNFWDETLHLILSGLNLPINIPTEMYHARLTTKERNKLIQLVFRRIIQRVPVPYLVNKAWFCGLEFYVDKRVFIPRSPISELIMSCFHNILPDKPHRILDIGTGSGCISIAIAMTNPNAIIDAVDISIDALKIAEKNIKYYNLENRITPIHSDIFSNILKLKYDLIITNPPYVNSTDIYKLPKEFLYEPIIALSANKKGLSIINKILKNAIHHLNQNGILICEVGVAKTALIEHYPNVPFQWLQFTNGGENVFMLNYEQILSFHYHTFTMRNI; encoded by the coding sequence ATGAAAAACGTAAAAACAGAAAAATTAACAGAAATAATAACAATATTAGACATATTACGGTGGAGTAGCAGTAAATTTAATTCTGTCCCTATTTGTTATGGACATGGTACTGACAATTTTTGGGACGAAACGCTACATCTAATTCTCAGTGGTTTAAATTTACCTATAAATATTCCAACTGAAATGTATCACGCCCGATTAACTACAAAAGAACGCAATAAATTAATACAATTAGTTTTTCGTCGAATTATACAAAGAGTACCAGTCCCATATCTTGTTAATAAAGCTTGGTTTTGCGGACTAGAATTCTATGTAGATAAAAGAGTATTTATACCGCGTTCTCCAATTAGCGAATTAATTATGTCATGTTTTCATAATATATTACCTGATAAACCACATCGTATACTAGATATTGGTACCGGCAGCGGATGTATTTCGATCGCTATTGCAATGACTAATCCAAATGCTATAATAGATGCAGTAGATATTTCTATAGATGCACTAAAGATAGCAGAAAAAAACATTAAATACTATAATTTAGAAAATCGTATTACTCCTATACATTCTGATATATTTAGCAATATACTAAAACTAAAGTATGATTTAATAATCACTAACCCTCCTTATGTAAATAGTACAGATATATATAAATTACCAAAAGAATTTCTTTATGAACCTATAATAGCTTTATCCGCAAATAAAAAAGGCCTCAGTATCATTAATAAAATCCTTAAGAATGCGATACACCATTTAAATCAAAATGGTATTTTAATATGTGAAGTAGGTGTAGCTAAAACGGCATTAATAGAACATTATCCTAATGTACCATTTCAGTGGTTACAATTTACTAATGGCGGAGAAAATGTATTTATGTTGAATTATGAACAAATATTATCTTTTCATTACCACACATTTACAATGAGGAATATTTAA
- the truA gene encoding tRNA pseudouridine(38-40) synthase TruA: MIRLALGIEYDGTEYCGWQKQKNSLSVQYCVERALKKVSSESITIFCAGRTDSGVHALGQVVHFETNVQREQSAWILGVNHYLPSSICVRWVKPVDKDFHARFSAISRRYCYIIYNSCIRSALLFQKTWHYKKYLDINKMINAAKYLLGENDFSAFRSEGCQSRSTYRRMYHLHVIRKGQYVIIDVKANSFMYHMVRKIVSCLVRVGCGEKPEIWILEVLKSCGKADAVSFIAPSSGLYFLEVKYPMHFSIPSSGVDELLPEY, encoded by the coding sequence ATGATACGACTAGCTTTAGGTATTGAATATGATGGCACTGAATATTGTGGTTGGCAAAAACAAAAAAATTCTCTTAGTGTACAATATTGTGTAGAAAGAGCTTTAAAAAAAGTATCATCTGAATCAATAACAATTTTTTGTGCAGGTCGTACTGATTCTGGAGTTCATGCGTTAGGACAAGTGGTGCATTTTGAAACTAATGTACAACGTGAACAATCTGCTTGGATATTAGGAGTCAATCATTATTTGCCATCAAGTATTTGTGTTCGTTGGGTAAAACCAGTGGATAAGGATTTTCATGCGCGTTTTAGTGCAATATCTCGTCGTTATTGTTATATTATATACAATAGTTGCATAAGATCTGCATTGTTATTTCAGAAGACTTGGCATTATAAGAAATACTTAGATATTAATAAAATGATTAATGCTGCTAAGTATTTATTAGGAGAGAATGATTTTTCTGCCTTTCGCTCTGAAGGATGTCAATCTCGCTCTACATACCGAAGAATGTATCATCTACATGTTATACGTAAAGGACAATATGTTATTATAGATGTTAAGGCTAATTCTTTTATGTATCATATGGTCAGAAAAATTGTAAGTTGTTTAGTAAGAGTAGGTTGCGGAGAAAAACCTGAAATCTGGATATTAGAAGTATTAAAAAGTTGTGGCAAGGCGGATGCAGTCAGTTTTATAGCTCCATCTAGTGGGTTATATTTTCTAGAAGTAAAATATCCTATGCATTTTTCTATTCCTTCATCGGGTGTAGATGAGTTATTACCGGAATACTAA
- the fabB gene encoding beta-ketoacyl-ACP synthase I: MKRVVITGLGIISSIGNNKHEVLTALQNGRSGITFSQELKESGMRSHVWGCIKQLNIEKLIDRKVARFMSDAAVYTYLSMEQAIADSGLSLNMISNNKTGLIVGSGGGSPHNQVSGSDGMRLRGLRGVGPYMVTKSMASGVSACLSTAFKIRGVSYSISSACATSTHCIGNAFELIQLGKQDIIFAGGGEELCWEMACEFDAMGALSTKYNIAPAMASRPYDIDRDGFVIAGGGGIVVVEELTHAVSRGAHIYAEIIGYGATSDGCDMVVPSGEGAMRCMKLALCDINTPIDYLNVHGTSTQIGDIKEIWAIRETFGNKHPAFSSTKSITGHSLGAAGVHEIIFTLLMLENNFIAPSININNLDPYINNMKIIVNKSIFCKLNTVMSNSFGFGGTNATLVMKKHN; this comes from the coding sequence ATGAAACGTGTTGTTATAACTGGTTTAGGGATTATATCAAGTATTGGAAATAATAAACATGAGGTTTTAACAGCTTTACAAAATGGTCGTTCTGGCATTACTTTTTCTCAAGAATTAAAAGAATCTGGTATGCGCAGTCATGTATGGGGTTGTATTAAGCAATTAAATATAGAAAAATTGATTGATAGAAAAGTGGCTCGATTTATGAGTGATGCAGCTGTTTATACATATTTATCTATGGAGCAAGCAATTGCAGATTCTGGGTTATCTTTAAATATGATTAGTAATAATAAAACAGGATTGATAGTAGGTTCTGGTGGAGGTTCACCGCATAATCAAGTATCTGGATCTGATGGAATGCGTTTGCGCGGGTTAAGAGGTGTTGGTCCTTATATGGTGACGAAATCTATGGCGTCCGGCGTATCTGCTTGTTTATCGACGGCGTTTAAAATTCGAGGCGTCAGTTATTCTATAAGTTCTGCGTGCGCTACATCTACACATTGTATTGGCAATGCATTTGAGTTAATCCAATTAGGAAAACAAGATATTATTTTTGCTGGAGGTGGAGAGGAATTATGTTGGGAAATGGCATGTGAATTTGATGCGATGGGTGCATTATCTACTAAATACAATATAGCGCCAGCAATGGCATCTCGTCCTTATGATATTGATCGAGATGGTTTTGTAATTGCTGGAGGCGGCGGAATTGTTGTAGTTGAGGAATTGACACATGCTGTAAGTCGTGGCGCTCATATTTATGCAGAAATTATTGGATATGGTGCTACATCAGATGGATGTGACATGGTTGTGCCTTCTGGAGAAGGGGCGATGCGATGCATGAAATTAGCTTTGTGTGATATAAATACTCCAATAGATTATTTAAATGTACATGGAACATCGACTCAAATAGGTGATATTAAAGAAATTTGGGCAATCCGTGAAACCTTTGGTAATAAACATCCTGCGTTTTCTTCTACTAAATCAATAACTGGTCATTCATTGGGTGCGGCGGGAGTACATGAGATTATTTTTACTTTATTAATGTTAGAAAATAATTTTATTGCTCCAAGCATTAATATAAATAATTTGGACCCATACATAAATAATATGAAAATTATTGTTAATAAATCTATTTTTTGTAAATTAAATACTGTTATGAGTAATAGTTTTGGTTTTGGAGGAACTAATGCTACTTTAGTGATGAAAAAACATAATTAG
- the folC gene encoding bifunctional tetrahydrofolate synthase/dihydrofolate synthase has protein sequence MNIVVTAQSSLIEWLLYIENLHSATIDLNLNRVRALAIALDLIHPAEYVILVGGTNGKGTTCCVLETILLRNNTTVGLYTSPHLLSYNERVRVCGRELSDSIHVEAFSTIEKARGFIKLTYFEFITLSALYIFKQYTLDVVILEIGLGGRLDAANVVNADISVITNIGIDHTEFLGNSREMIAREKSGIFRFNKPAIIGDSDCPYSLIERANFFKTSLFIRGRDWDFQVFKNQWSWWSKADNYKLIYDNLPIPKIPVENAAVALSALKQSSFLISKSEIHAGLESAFLPGRFQIIRKKPTIILDVGHNPHAANFLIKKLVVFFSKKLGTIRMVIGMLKHKDISGTIYYLRSVVNFWYCASLNTPFSASCSDFSKYLINCNVQKFDSILDALNKAVLDSSCEDCIVVFGSFYAVSPVLKQIDVCYI, from the coding sequence ATGAACATAGTTGTTACTGCGCAGTCGTCTTTAATAGAATGGTTGCTTTATATTGAGAATTTGCATAGTGCAACTATTGATTTAAATCTTAATAGAGTACGTGCTTTAGCTATAGCTCTTGATTTAATTCATCCAGCAGAGTATGTAATATTAGTGGGCGGTACCAATGGAAAAGGAACTACGTGTTGTGTTCTAGAAACTATATTATTGCGTAATAATACTACGGTTGGTTTGTATACATCTCCTCATTTATTATCTTATAACGAAAGAGTTCGAGTTTGTGGTAGAGAATTATCAGATAGTATTCATGTTGAAGCGTTTTCAACTATAGAAAAGGCTCGTGGTTTTATCAAATTAACTTATTTTGAATTTATTACTTTGTCTGCTTTATATATATTTAAACAATATACATTAGATGTAGTCATCCTTGAAATTGGATTGGGTGGCAGATTAGATGCTGCTAATGTTGTTAATGCTGATATTTCTGTTATTACAAATATCGGAATAGATCATACTGAATTTTTAGGTAACAGTCGTGAAATGATTGCACGAGAAAAATCTGGAATATTTCGATTTAATAAACCAGCAATAATTGGTGATAGTGATTGTCCATACTCTCTTATTGAGAGGGCTAATTTTTTTAAAACTTCTCTCTTCATAAGAGGACGTGATTGGGATTTTCAAGTTTTTAAAAACCAATGGTCTTGGTGGAGTAAAGCAGATAATTATAAATTAATATATGATAATTTACCGATTCCGAAAATTCCCGTAGAAAATGCTGCTGTTGCATTAAGCGCGTTAAAACAATCAAGTTTTTTGATATCTAAATCGGAGATACACGCAGGGTTAGAGTCAGCGTTTTTGCCTGGGCGTTTTCAGATTATTAGGAAAAAACCGACTATCATATTAGATGTTGGGCATAATCCGCATGCTGCTAATTTTCTAATTAAAAAATTAGTTGTTTTTTTTTCAAAAAAATTAGGTACCATAAGAATGGTTATAGGCATGCTAAAACATAAAGATATTTCAGGAACTATTTATTATTTACGTTCTGTAGTAAATTTTTGGTATTGTGCGAGTTTAAATACACCGTTTTCTGCTAGTTGTTCAGATTTTTCTAAATATTTAATAAATTGTAATGTTCAAAAATTTGATAGTATATTAGATGCTTTAAACAAAGCAGTATTAGATTCATCATGTGAAGATTGTATAGTAGTGTTTGGATCGTTTTATGCTGTAAGTCCAGTTTTAAAACAAATAGATGTTTGTTATATATGA
- the nuoE gene encoding NADH-quinone oxidoreductase subunit NuoE: protein MSNINIYNKKIVRKTSGTHDFQLSTEEHNAIRKECTFYKNNRAASIEALKIVQKNRGWVSDNAIVSIAKILRISTVDLEGVATFYNQIFRQPVGRYIIRYCDSAVCYLTGYENIKNKLINILGGICAGETTADNNFTLLPTCCLGMCDKAPVIMVNQDIYCYVVPETISKLLGKYL from the coding sequence ATGAGTAATATCAATATTTATAATAAGAAAATTGTTAGAAAAACAAGTGGTACGCATGATTTTCAGCTAAGCACAGAAGAACATAATGCTATTAGAAAGGAGTGTACTTTTTACAAAAATAATCGTGCAGCTTCTATTGAAGCTTTAAAAATTGTGCAAAAAAATAGGGGTTGGGTATCAGACAATGCGATAGTATCTATTGCAAAAATTTTGCGTATTTCCACTGTTGATTTAGAGGGAGTAGCTACTTTTTATAATCAAATTTTTCGTCAGCCTGTTGGACGTTATATAATTCGTTATTGTGATAGTGCAGTGTGTTACCTTACTGGGTATGAAAATATTAAAAATAAATTAATTAATATTTTAGGAGGGATATGCGCAGGAGAGACGACTGCAGATAATAATTTTACTTTATTACCGACTTGTTGTTTAGGGATGTGCGATAAAGCTCCTGTAATTATGGTAAATCAAGATATTTATTGTTATGTAGTACCGGAGACAATTTCAAAATTATTAGGAAAGTATTTATGA